In a single window of the Chloroflexota bacterium genome:
- a CDS encoding iron-sulfur cluster-binding protein: protein MQVTTKQFTDSAASALNDEKIQANLLGLYGGFHQARLDASAATPDWEALQDRGRAIKAHTIANLDSYLRMAMENVQKAGGNVYFAKDANEATSYVTSLAQSKGVKTVVKSKSMVSEEMGLNERLEEAGIESVETDLGEYIIQLAGEAPFHIIAPAIHKSREDVSELFEDKLNAPHYTSIDDLAQEARRQLREKFIAADMGITGANFIVAETGTLVLVTNEGNGRMCTSMPRIHVAITGMEKVVPSIEDMGIMLRLLIRSATGQRISSYVTAVTGPRRAEDEDGPEEFHLVIVDNGRSRLLADPDLREALYCLRCGACLNACPVYRKVGGHSYGWVYPGPIGAIVSPMLTNLSDAKDLPYASSLCGACKEACPVKINLPRMLLYLRRQLAEGDKYPRHRTSTTKERLAMKAWRMAASNSFAMSAASKLGRLAQPFMPSENKDKAGSSPLSAWTRYRALPSLASRPFRKRTKDHNL, encoded by the coding sequence ATGCAGGTAACTACAAAACAGTTCACGGACTCTGCCGCAAGCGCGCTGAACGACGAGAAGATTCAGGCGAACTTGCTTGGGCTGTACGGCGGATTTCACCAAGCGAGGCTCGATGCATCCGCCGCTACGCCCGATTGGGAGGCGCTGCAAGATCGTGGCCGCGCGATCAAGGCGCACACCATCGCAAATCTGGATTCCTACTTGCGCATGGCAATGGAGAATGTCCAAAAGGCAGGCGGCAATGTGTACTTCGCCAAGGACGCCAACGAGGCGACTAGCTATGTCACCAGCCTTGCGCAGTCCAAAGGCGTGAAGACTGTCGTGAAGAGCAAGTCCATGGTGTCCGAAGAGATGGGCTTGAACGAGCGTCTTGAAGAGGCGGGCATCGAATCCGTTGAGACCGACCTTGGCGAGTATATTATCCAGCTCGCTGGCGAAGCGCCATTCCACATCATCGCGCCGGCAATCCACAAGTCGCGCGAGGATGTATCCGAGCTGTTCGAGGACAAGTTGAATGCGCCGCACTACACCAGCATTGACGACCTTGCACAGGAAGCGCGCCGCCAACTGCGCGAGAAGTTCATCGCCGCGGATATGGGCATCACCGGCGCGAACTTCATAGTCGCTGAGACGGGCACGCTCGTGCTGGTAACGAACGAGGGCAACGGGCGGATGTGCACATCTATGCCGCGAATTCATGTCGCCATCACGGGCATGGAAAAGGTCGTGCCGTCCATCGAAGATATGGGTATTATGCTGCGCCTGCTCATACGCTCGGCGACGGGGCAGCGCATTTCCAGCTATGTGACCGCTGTAACCGGACCGCGCCGTGCGGAAGATGAAGACGGGCCCGAAGAATTTCACCTAGTCATCGTGGACAACGGACGTTCGCGCCTGCTCGCCGACCCGGACTTGCGCGAAGCATTGTACTGCTTGCGCTGCGGCGCGTGCCTGAACGCCTGCCCGGTCTATCGCAAGGTCGGAGGGCACTCGTACGGCTGGGTCTATCCCGGACCCATCGGAGCAATAGTGTCGCCGATGCTCACGAATCTGTCAGATGCCAAAGACTTGCCATACGCGAGCAGTTTGTGCGGCGCGTGCAAAGAGGCGTGTCCGGTGAAGATAAACCTGCCGAGAATGCTGCTGTATCTGCGGCGCCAGCTTGCCGAGGGCGACAAGTATCCGCGGCACAGGACATCAACGACCAAAGAGCGCCTGGCAATGAAGGCATGGCGCATGGCGGCGTCCAATTCATTTGCTATGTCGGCCGCGAGCAAACTCGGCAGACTGGCGCAGCCGTTCATGCCTAGCGAAAACAAGGATAAGGCAGGATCATCGCCATTGTCAGCTTGGACACGCTACCGCGCTCTGCCGAGCCTTGCATCTCGACCATTCCGTAAGCGAACCAAAGACCACAATCTGTGA
- a CDS encoding (Fe-S)-binding protein — MAAATSPVRASLFVTCIIDQIYPEVGDSTVRLLRRLGVEMDFPAAQTCCGQPAFNSGFWSDAKPLARRTIELLQHDRYVVVPSGSCASMMRVFYAELFHDEPAMQQRIASLASRTYELTEFIVDVLRIDDLSAYVEADPSQHKRKITYHEGCHLRRELHAQTQPRTLLDSLPDVELVEMEQSEVCCGFGGTFSVKFPEISGAMLNDKLEYAGKTGADAITACDSSCLMHIGGGIAKRCMDIQPQHIAQVLDDALTG; from the coding sequence ATGGCAGCCGCGACTTCGCCCGTTCGCGCGTCGCTCTTCGTGACCTGCATCATCGACCAGATATACCCTGAGGTCGGCGACAGCACGGTGCGCTTGCTGCGTCGTCTAGGCGTTGAGATGGACTTTCCTGCGGCGCAGACTTGCTGCGGGCAACCTGCGTTCAACTCCGGATTCTGGAGCGATGCAAAGCCACTCGCACGCCGGACGATTGAACTATTGCAGCACGATAGGTATGTCGTCGTGCCTTCCGGTTCGTGCGCCAGCATGATGCGCGTATTTTACGCCGAGCTGTTCCACGACGAGCCCGCGATGCAGCAGAGAATCGCCTCTCTCGCAAGCCGTACTTACGAGCTGACAGAGTTTATCGTAGATGTACTGAGAATCGACGACCTCAGCGCTTACGTTGAAGCTGATCCAAGCCAACATAAACGCAAAATAACTTATCACGAAGGCTGCCACTTGCGCCGCGAGCTGCACGCGCAAACTCAACCGCGTACGCTGTTAGACTCGCTGCCGGACGTGGAACTTGTCGAGATGGAACAATCCGAGGTCTGCTGCGGATTCGGGGGCACCTTCTCCGTGAAATTCCCCGAGATCTCAGGAGCAATGCTAAACGACAAATTGGAATACGCAGGCAAGACCGGCGCGGACGCGATTACCGCTTGCGATAGCAGCTGCCTGATGCACATCGGCGGCGGCATCGCAAAGCGCTGTATGGACATTCAGCCGCAGCACATAGCGCAGGTTCTAGACGACGCGCTGACCGGATAA
- a CDS encoding class I SAM-dependent methyltransferase, with product MAIYLPDPSRTRASNPSPSTTRAISIGNRFRSLFRISRYQRRESAPIVQQSCVRLCVIALQVKWLADIMMHLADTRTCRKVLYMSAIDAWNQRVKAHHAQSEAVMASAGWSDDDFWQPYARFFRHDPRREGDAVLDLLLAMVREGSTALDVGGGAGRMALPMALKCDHVAVVEPSGSMITQLREVAYDAGICNVSVTQSTWENAELDVADVVLCAHVVYGVTDLEPFVRKLDSHATELVILLAFVESPMSRISRFWQPVHGEERIDMPALPELVNALWEMGIYPDVKMMPPVMPDKFEDREVALSQLRNRLFIKTGSAEEDRLREAMDELLVDVEGGVLVKGVSPVRQGFLSWRPER from the coding sequence ATGGCGATATATCTGCCGGACCCGTCGAGAACGCGCGCCTCGAACCCGTCGCCATCTACGACACGCGCGATTTCTATTGGGAATCGATTCCGTTCTCTGTTTCGCATAAGTCGTTACCAACGCAGGGAGTCAGCCCCAATTGTACAACAATCGTGCGTTAGGTTATGTGTGATCGCTTTGCAAGTCAAATGGCTTGCTGACATAATGATGCATCTTGCAGATACAAGAACATGCAGAAAGGTTTTATATATGAGTGCAATAGACGCTTGGAATCAGCGGGTCAAGGCACATCACGCGCAGTCGGAGGCGGTGATGGCTTCGGCCGGATGGTCAGACGACGACTTCTGGCAGCCGTACGCACGGTTCTTCCGCCACGACCCGCGCCGTGAAGGCGATGCGGTGCTGGATTTGCTGCTGGCAATGGTGCGCGAAGGCAGCACCGCCCTCGATGTTGGCGGCGGCGCGGGACGCATGGCGCTGCCGATGGCGTTGAAGTGCGACCATGTAGCGGTTGTTGAGCCGTCCGGCAGCATGATCACGCAGCTGCGCGAGGTCGCGTACGACGCGGGTATCTGCAATGTGTCCGTTACGCAGTCCACTTGGGAAAACGCCGAGCTTGACGTGGCGGATGTGGTGCTCTGCGCGCATGTCGTGTACGGCGTAACGGACCTCGAGCCGTTCGTGCGCAAGCTGGACTCGCACGCGACTGAACTGGTCATATTGTTAGCGTTCGTCGAATCGCCGATGAGCCGCATCTCGCGCTTCTGGCAGCCCGTGCACGGAGAAGAGCGGATCGATATGCCCGCGCTGCCGGAGCTGGTCAATGCGCTTTGGGAAATGGGCATCTATCCGGATGTGAAGATGATGCCGCCCGTAATGCCGGACAAGTTCGAGGACCGCGAAGTAGCGCTGTCGCAGCTGCGCAATCGTCTCTTCATTAAGACAGGCAGTGCGGAAGAAGACAGATTGCGCGAGGCGATGGACGAGCTGCTGGTCGATGTAGAAGGCGGCGTCTTGGTCAAGGGCGTGTCGCCGGTGCGTCAGGGCTTTCTGTCGTGGCGGCCGGAGCGGTAG
- the ggt gene encoding gamma-glutamyltransferase, with product MQSQPTTTRVVKEEARAPSAMVATKDREATRAGLRMLAQGGNAVDAAVASCFAIGVIEPASSGIGGGGYLVYQVGEQGGVIGFPMKGPLAATPDMYELTGEAATGSFGWPGVVNDENIEGFRAIATPGAVAGLCEAHRRFGKLPLSEVVAPAVSLARDGFIPNLFGLNQISTTAGMLLRYDELRRVLMPGGNMPMGDVVDRAVLKQPELADVLEAIGKGGPNAFYKGDIAKAITSDIQNNGGILSEEDMANYEPKIWDSGLEFKYRGHTVRVPPFACAGITSAMTLKLLDGFDLSSMEHNSADMLHAYISSARLAYADRFQYLADPAFADVPWNGLVSDEYTELRRATITDSMNGAAEAGNPWVQEGREPTSVLPASRPAEDKGTTHLVVTDSEGNGVSITNTIMSGFGSGIIPKGTGVIMNNGMMWFDPVPGRINSIAPGRLPLNNMTPALVMNKDGVRMAVGASGGRRITNCVTQQIVKVIDYDMGPQAAIDSPRVDCSTPHTSIDPRLDATIVAELERRGHDIRAIPESFIASGFPTFASPVAIVRGEDGTRAGVDTFQAAYAEGL from the coding sequence ATGCAATCCCAGCCCACAACCACCCGCGTAGTTAAAGAAGAAGCGCGCGCGCCGTCCGCGATGGTCGCGACGAAAGACCGCGAGGCAACTCGTGCAGGCCTGCGAATGCTCGCGCAGGGCGGTAATGCTGTCGATGCCGCGGTCGCATCATGTTTCGCCATTGGCGTCATCGAACCCGCATCCTCCGGAATCGGTGGCGGCGGATACTTAGTCTATCAGGTCGGCGAACAAGGCGGCGTTATCGGATTTCCAATGAAGGGACCGCTCGCCGCTACTCCTGATATGTACGAACTCACCGGAGAGGCAGCGACCGGCTCATTCGGCTGGCCCGGCGTGGTCAATGACGAGAATATCGAAGGATTTCGCGCCATCGCTACACCCGGCGCAGTTGCAGGACTTTGCGAAGCGCATCGTCGTTTCGGCAAACTGCCCCTCAGTGAGGTGGTCGCTCCCGCAGTCAGTCTGGCGCGGGACGGGTTCATCCCCAACCTATTCGGGCTGAATCAGATAAGCACCACGGCAGGAATGCTGCTGCGCTACGACGAGTTGCGCCGCGTGCTGATGCCCGGCGGCAATATGCCGATGGGTGATGTTGTGGACAGGGCAGTGCTCAAGCAGCCGGAACTCGCTGATGTTCTCGAAGCAATAGGCAAGGGCGGTCCTAACGCATTCTACAAGGGCGACATTGCAAAGGCGATCACTTCAGACATTCAGAACAACGGCGGCATTTTGTCCGAAGAGGACATGGCGAATTACGAGCCTAAAATCTGGGACAGCGGCTTGGAGTTCAAGTATCGTGGGCATACTGTCCGCGTTCCGCCATTCGCATGCGCCGGCATCACGAGCGCGATGACGCTGAAACTGTTGGACGGCTTTGATTTGTCGTCGATGGAACACAATTCAGCGGACATGCTGCACGCCTACATTTCCAGCGCTCGCCTGGCGTACGCGGACCGATTCCAATATCTCGCTGACCCCGCATTCGCCGATGTGCCGTGGAACGGGCTAGTGTCTGACGAGTACACCGAGTTGCGCCGCGCGACGATTACGGATTCGATGAATGGCGCCGCCGAAGCGGGCAATCCGTGGGTTCAGGAGGGGAGGGAGCCGACCAGCGTGCTGCCCGCCAGCCGTCCCGCCGAGGACAAAGGCACGACGCATCTAGTGGTAACCGACTCCGAAGGAAACGGCGTGTCGATTACGAACACGATAATGTCCGGATTTGGCTCTGGCATCATACCCAAGGGCACGGGCGTGATTATGAATAACGGCATGATGTGGTTCGACCCGGTGCCTGGGCGCATTAATTCAATCGCTCCGGGCAGGCTGCCGCTGAACAATATGACGCCCGCGCTGGTGATGAACAAGGACGGCGTGCGAATGGCGGTCGGCGCATCAGGCGGTCGGCGCATAACGAATTGCGTAACGCAGCAGATTGTCAAGGTCATCGACTACGACATGGGCCCGCAAGCGGCGATAGACTCGCCGCGCGTGGACTGCAGCACGCCGCACACCAGTATCGACCCGCGCCTTGACGCTACAATAGTCGCCGAGCTGGAACGGCGCGGCCACGACATCCGCGCGATCCCTGAGAGCTTCATCGCGTCCGGCTTTCCGACATTTGCCAGCCCAGTAGCCATCGTGCGCGGCGAAGATGGCACCCGTGCCGGCGTGGATACATTCCAAGCGGCTTATGCGGAAGGTTTGTAG
- a CDS encoding NAD(P)-dependent oxidoreductase — MVDKKRVLVTGIAGQIGGIIRRELGERYYLSGIDQVDVESVPMMVADIANLNDILPAFEGIDVVVHLGADPSPRASWESVLSSNIIGTRNVYEAARLSGVKRVVFASSNHAVGNYPMRQDPYKAIYDGRLGEIRRPFDPLTPDLLRPDSYYGVSKAFGESLGSYFHDEYGISVICLRIGWVMTPDDPTFAPSALSLWLSHRDAAQLIQKSIDAPQSVGFTVVNGESDNALSIWDIDTTRRVLGYEPQDGASEDWEERPGTTGPMGI, encoded by the coding sequence ATGGTTGACAAGAAGCGAGTGCTCGTTACGGGAATAGCGGGGCAAATTGGCGGTATCATTCGGCGCGAACTTGGCGAACGATACTACCTGAGCGGTATCGATCAGGTCGATGTAGAATCCGTGCCGATGATGGTCGCGGACATAGCGAACCTAAACGACATATTACCGGCGTTCGAGGGTATTGACGTGGTGGTGCATCTTGGCGCAGACCCAAGTCCGCGTGCATCGTGGGAGTCGGTACTGAGCAGCAACATCATTGGGACGCGCAATGTGTACGAGGCGGCGCGGCTGTCCGGCGTGAAGCGCGTCGTGTTCGCCAGCAGCAACCATGCCGTCGGCAATTACCCGATGCGTCAGGACCCGTACAAGGCTATTTACGACGGCAGACTTGGCGAAATCCGCCGTCCGTTCGACCCGCTGACGCCCGACTTGCTGCGGCCGGATAGCTACTATGGCGTGAGCAAGGCGTTCGGGGAATCTCTAGGCAGCTACTTCCACGACGAATATGGCATTTCGGTCATCTGCCTGCGGATTGGCTGGGTGATGACTCCCGACGACCCGACTTTCGCTCCCTCCGCGCTGTCGCTTTGGCTGAGTCACCGGGACGCGGCGCAACTCATTCAGAAGAGCATCGACGCGCCGCAGTCGGTCGGATTCACCGTTGTCAACGGCGAATCCGACAATGCACTGAGCATCTGGGACATCGATACAACCCGGCGAGTGCTTGGCTACGAACCACAAGACGGCGCGAGTGAAGATTGGGAGGAGAGGCCGGGCACTACCGGGCCTATGGGGATATGA
- a CDS encoding ABC transporter permease, producing the protein MQSNPTMTDLERDLMGMRQYPPVLQQLNSTWRFIRRWPVIPMTILAILIFCGIFAPALATHGEAAGGIRDRHYPPIWMDDERYDRLRENGEDAGSCLWRAVTGDPETTKRADVCQFHIFGTDHSGRDVFTRMLHGARISLWVAAIALVFGFIVGTSMGVIGGYAGGWIDEIITRAVDIWQALPFLMVALVCVLIFGQSTVLLLALMAALSWVPFVRVIRGQTLTIKNQAFVDLARVAGCSTARILIRHIVPGVINTAVVIATLIVGSLILAEAALSFLGAGVPAPDATWGSMVSEGRSYISTAWWPTVLPGLAIFMVVLSLNFTGDWLRDRLDPRLQQIG; encoded by the coding sequence ATGCAGTCTAATCCTACAATGACCGATCTCGAACGCGATCTTATGGGTATGCGCCAGTACCCGCCGGTACTGCAGCAGTTGAACTCGACTTGGCGCTTCATTCGGCGCTGGCCCGTCATACCCATGACCATCCTCGCGATCCTAATCTTCTGCGGGATATTCGCGCCTGCGCTCGCGACTCACGGGGAAGCAGCAGGTGGAATCCGCGATCGCCACTATCCGCCTATCTGGATGGACGACGAGCGATACGACCGCCTACGTGAGAACGGCGAAGACGCTGGCAGTTGCCTTTGGCGCGCCGTCACGGGCGACCCCGAGACAACAAAGCGCGCCGATGTTTGCCAGTTCCACATTTTCGGCACCGACCACTCCGGCCGTGATGTCTTTACCCGCATGCTGCACGGAGCGCGCATATCCTTGTGGGTCGCGGCGATCGCGCTAGTCTTCGGCTTCATAGTCGGCACATCGATGGGCGTCATCGGTGGCTACGCAGGCGGCTGGATAGACGAAATCATAACTCGCGCAGTGGACATCTGGCAGGCGTTGCCATTCCTAATGGTCGCACTCGTCTGCGTCCTTATCTTCGGGCAGAGCACCGTGCTGCTTCTCGCGCTGATGGCGGCGCTCTCGTGGGTGCCGTTCGTCAGGGTAATCCGTGGTCAGACGCTGACAATCAAAAATCAGGCGTTTGTAGATTTGGCTCGTGTCGCCGGCTGTTCCACTGCGCGCATCCTCATCAGGCACATCGTTCCCGGCGTCATCAACACGGCGGTCGTAATCGCGACACTCATTGTCGGTTCGTTGATTCTGGCGGAGGCGGCGCTCAGCTTCTTGGGTGCAGGTGTCCCAGCACCGGACGCCACTTGGGGCAGCATGGTCTCCGAGGGCAGGAGCTACATCAGCACCGCTTGGTGGCCTACTGTACTGCCCGGTCTTGCAATCTTTATGGTTGTGCTGTCGTTGAACTTCACTGGCGACTGGCTGCGCGACCGCCTTGACCCAAGGCTGCAGCAGATAGGCTAG
- a CDS encoding ABC transporter permease: MAKFLARRLLSIFISLIGATIFIFILTRLGPDPLTLYIGDAQVELSEEQIQLIKEQLGLDKNLPMQYLTWVWNLLQFDLGQSIGTLRPVSEIIRIHIAVTLILAAGAWLFAITVGISMGILAAVKRATFWDYIGRIFALMGQATPQFWSGVLAIFFFAVLLREWFGFDFFPTGGIGEYDGFPLHWGNAKYYILPCIVLGWPASASIMRLTRSSMLEILDSEFIKLARAKGVSPLTIIWKHGLRNAIIPPLTSALVLLADYLNGALVVEIIFSMPGIGTVALNQAVYDNDWPLLAGTVFVFLGIYVTFAFLADILYALIDPRIRYE, encoded by the coding sequence ATGGCAAAGTTCTTAGCAAGAAGGTTACTCTCAATCTTCATCTCCCTAATCGGGGCGACAATCTTCATTTTCATTCTGACCAGGCTCGGTCCCGACCCGCTGACGTTGTACATCGGAGACGCGCAGGTTGAGTTGTCTGAGGAACAAATCCAGCTCATCAAAGAGCAGCTGGGCTTGGACAAGAACCTACCCATGCAATACCTGACATGGGTGTGGAACTTGCTCCAGTTCGATCTGGGGCAATCGATTGGCACGCTTAGGCCGGTCAGCGAGATTATCCGCATTCACATTGCCGTAACGCTGATTCTAGCCGCCGGTGCTTGGCTCTTCGCCATTACCGTCGGCATCAGCATGGGCATATTAGCGGCTGTGAAGCGCGCGACTTTCTGGGACTATATTGGACGCATATTCGCCCTGATGGGGCAGGCGACGCCGCAGTTCTGGTCGGGCGTACTAGCCATCTTCTTCTTTGCCGTGCTCTTACGAGAGTGGTTCGGCTTCGACTTTTTCCCTACCGGCGGCATTGGTGAATACGACGGTTTCCCTCTGCACTGGGGCAATGCCAAGTACTACATATTGCCGTGTATCGTCTTGGGCTGGCCCGCGTCTGCCAGCATCATGCGCCTCACGCGCTCTTCAATGCTTGAGATTCTCGACTCCGAATTCATCAAACTCGCGCGGGCGAAAGGCGTTAGTCCGCTGACAATCATCTGGAAGCACGGACTTCGTAACGCCATCATTCCCCCGCTGACTTCGGCCTTGGTATTATTGGCGGACTACCTAAACGGCGCGCTCGTCGTGGAGATTATCTTCTCTATGCCCGGTATCGGCACAGTCGCGCTAAACCAGGCTGTGTACGATAACGACTGGCCCCTTCTGGCTGGCACGGTGTTCGTCTTCCTCGGTATCTATGTAACCTTCGCATTCCTAGCGGACATCCTTTACGCGCTAATAGACCCCCGCATACGGTATGAATAG
- a CDS encoding aldose 1-epimerase: MTQYQHERNHGCRVSDAWTFRGLKTAVIENEILRVVVLIDKGADIYQFVHKPTDTDFMWRSPWGVRSPHARVPTSGAPDSLWMDVYEGGWQTVLPGGGFPSRYMGADVGLHAEVSTVPWDAAIIEDKPDIVSMRFWVRAARTPFFFEKALTLRGNSPVLEIEARLNNEGEEPVPCVWGEHIALGPPFLSEDCVIDLPGGLIMNEEGDDWHTNIKLMPGLESPWPMSQLRDGTPRDLSRIPPKDFRSYDMSYIADMPDGWYAITNQKSGVGFGFHYPQNVFKFLWYWHSFGGGFGYPWYGRTYNIGLEPFTSYGNAGLASAVENGTALIVQPGETVEVSQRAVAYSGASRVSSISEDGDVQIVPRSK, from the coding sequence CGAGCGCAATCACGGCTGCCGCGTATCCGATGCTTGGACATTCCGTGGACTGAAGACCGCCGTCATCGAGAACGAGATTTTGCGAGTCGTGGTGCTCATCGATAAGGGTGCAGACATTTACCAGTTCGTGCATAAGCCGACGGACACCGATTTTATGTGGCGCTCACCATGGGGCGTCCGCTCACCACACGCGCGTGTTCCTACATCCGGCGCTCCCGACAGCCTATGGATGGATGTGTATGAAGGTGGATGGCAGACTGTGCTGCCCGGCGGCGGATTCCCCAGCCGCTATATGGGCGCAGATGTCGGTTTGCACGCCGAAGTAAGCACCGTGCCGTGGGACGCGGCGATCATTGAAGACAAGCCGGACATCGTATCAATGCGCTTCTGGGTCCGCGCCGCGCGGACGCCGTTCTTCTTCGAGAAGGCGCTGACGCTGCGTGGTAATTCACCGGTGCTAGAAATCGAAGCGCGTCTCAACAATGAGGGGGAAGAGCCGGTGCCCTGCGTCTGGGGCGAACATATCGCGCTCGGTCCGCCGTTCCTCAGCGAAGACTGCGTTATCGACCTGCCCGGCGGCTTGATTATGAACGAAGAGGGCGACGACTGGCATACGAACATCAAGCTGATGCCCGGCTTGGAGTCGCCTTGGCCAATGTCGCAGCTTCGAGATGGCACCCCCAGAGACCTTAGCCGGATACCACCAAAGGATTTTCGCTCTTATGATATGTCATACATCGCCGATATGCCTGACGGCTGGTACGCCATAACCAACCAGAAGTCCGGCGTAGGCTTTGGCTTCCATTACCCGCAGAATGTGTTCAAGTTCCTATGGTATTGGCACTCATTCGGCGGAGGCTTTGGCTACCCCTGGTATGGGCGCACCTACAACATCGGGCTAGAGCCGTTCACGAGCTATGGCAACGCCGGACTCGCGAGCGCCGTGGAGAACGGCACTGCGCTAATCGTGCAGCCGGGCGAAACCGTCGAAGTGTCGCAACGAGCAGTTGCCTACAGCGGCGCATCGAGAGTCAGTTCCATATCCGAAGACGGTGACGTTCAGATCGTGCCCCGCTCGAAATAA